The genomic segment CTTTATACCCAAGCCCTTTTACATTCTTCAAACTACTTTTTTTATTCAATGCCTCCAAAAGTTCTATCAAAGTGTTTTCACCCTCACCCATCACGACAATATCCACGCAGCTGTTTTTTAAAACTTCTTCGGGCATGATAACCGGGTGCGGACCGCCAAGGCAAATTGGCGCCGAGCTTATTTTTTTTATGGCTGATGCGTAATCAATAACCCGGCGATAGTTTGAAGTATTGCAGTATATTCCAACAAAATCCGGAGAAAAATTTTCAACGTATTCCACAAGCTGCCCGATATCGCTGTTCAGTAAATCCGAATCATAAACTTCAACTTTGTAGTTTTCTTTCTCCAAAACAGCCCCCAAAGAAAGCAGTCCCAAAGGAGGAAGGCATGTGCCTATGGAAGAAAGACCTCTCCCGTACCGTTCCGACATCGGAAAAGGCGGATAAATTAAAATTATTTTTTTTATCATGAAAAAATATTTTCTCTCGGCTTTCTATTCATTTTCTACAATACTCTCAATATCGTAGACTTTGTCTTTTGTTGAAGCGAAATAATTTTTTGAAAGCATATCGGCTAAAAGACCGAAAACTAAAAACTGAATGCCGATCAAAAAACCAAACATAAACAAATTGGTTAAAGCCGTGTTTGAGAGGTCCAAACCTTCAAAAATCTTAAGATAAGCCGCCCAAATGCCGGCCGCCGAAGAAACAAAAACCAAAAAGAGTCCGATTGTGCCGAAAAGATGCAGCGGCCTGCTTGCGTATTTTTTCCAAAACCAGACGGAAAACATATCCAAAACACCCTTTATGCCCCTGCTTAACCCGTATTTTGTCCTGCCGAGAGCTCTGGACCTGTGGTTGACTTCAATCTCTCCCACTCTAAAACCTTTTATACTTAAAATACCCGGAATAAAACGGTGCATTTCGCCGACCAAATCAACATGGTCAAAGCATTCTCTTTTGTAAATTTTTAAAGTGCAGCCGCTATCGTGTATGCCGTCGTCTATTAAAATTCTTCTCAATTTCGCCGCGCAAAAAGAAAAAAACTTCTTAAAAACGGGGTCC from the Candidatus Paceibacterota bacterium genome contains:
- a CDS encoding glycosyltransferase family 2 protein; this encodes MKNTEKRVILMINQTLIKSKQIMSHLGKDKEKISVVIPVYNEEKNVTVLRDEVFKVMESLGKEFEIIFIDDGSADGTFSELKKLARIKIIKFRKNFGQTAAMDAGIKNATGDLIIPMDGDMQNDPADIPKMIQKLKDENLDVVAGWRKNRKDPVFKKFFSFCAAKLRRILIDDGIHDSGCTLKIYKRECFDHVDLVGEMHRFIPGILSIKGFRVGEIEVNHRSRALGRTKYGLSRGIKGVLDMFSVWFWKKYASRPLHLFGTIGLFLVFVSSAAGIWAAYLKIFEGLDLSNTALTNLFMFGFLIGIQFLVFGLLADMLSKNYFASTKDKVYDIESIVENE